In Desulfomicrobium macestii, the DNA window TTGATTCATGGCTCAATCAGCGCCAGATTTAGTGATTCCCGGGCTGCCCATTTGAGCAACGCCTTCGACACGAACTCCGGACCGTTGTCAGAACGCAGACTCAGAGGGGCTCCCCGTTCGCTGATCAGACGGGACAGCACCTCGATCACCCGACCCGATCTGATGCTGCCAGCAACGTCTATAGCCAGGCTCTCCCGCGTATATTCATCCACCACCGTGAGGCATTTGATCTGCTGACCGTTTGCACAGGCGTCGTAGACAAAGTCGTACGCCCACAGTTCGTTTGCTCCCATCGGCAGTTGCGGTCGTGGACGGGATGCCGCGACTCGTTTCCGTGGCCGCTTCCTGGGTACCTGCAATCCGGCCTTGGACCATAACCGGAACGCCTTGTCGACGCCCATAACATGCCCCAGACGTTCCATGAACACGTTGATCCGGCGATATCCAAAGCGCGGATACGTCTCAGCCAGATCCGTCATGGCCACCATCAGCGGCTTGTCCCGGGCCTCCAGTCGTGATTCGTAGTGTAGCGACGACCGGGAAGTGGATAACAGCGCACACGCCCTGCGTTGCGAAAGCCCGCGACTCCTGGCGTATGCCACCTGGAGGCGTCGGGCGGGTGCGCCTACCATTTTTTTGCGGCGATTTCCTTCATGACCTCGATTTCAAGGTCCCGTTCCGCAAGTATCTTCTTCAGCCGCGTGTTCTCTTGTTCCAGCAGGCGTAGCCGCTTCACGTCATCGGCGGACATGCCTGCGAACCGCTGGCGCCACGTGTAGATCGTCTGCTCGCTGATTCCATGCTTCTTGGCCACCTGGGCCACTGGACTACGGTCAGTTTCACGCAGAATGCCGACCATCTGCTCTTCGGAAAATCGTCCCTTTTTCATCAGTTCCCTCGTGGTTGAGGGAGAAACCTATCTCAAGTTTCGACTGGTCTGAAAAGAGCCGAGCAGGTCAGGGACCTCAGAATTGAGTCCAACCAGAAAATCCTTACAAAAATTCAGATCTTCTTCAAGCTTAAAGCAGGAAATACAACGGACCCCGTCCCCTTGGGCAATCCCACCCTACAAATTTATTAGTACAAATCAGAGAACTCTCTACCTAAGAATTATCAAAAACTAATTCAGGTAGTGTGCGGGATCTTCAGCAAAAAGAAAGACCATGGCATATGTGGGTTGTACCACCAAACCACAACTCCCGGAGGAGTATGCCATGGTCAGGAAGAATTCTACCGTATCAGCGTCCGAACTAAAAGGGCTTCTTGAAGGCGATCAGGATGTTTTGAAGGAGCTTGTCCGCACGGTCGTCCAACAAACGCTGGAAGCCGAGATGGATGCCGCCCTTGGAGCGACCAAGGGAGAGCGCACAGATGGCCGTCTGGGCTATCGCAGCGGATATTATGGCCGCACGCTGATCACCCGCGTCGGCAAACTCGAACTCCGAGTTCCGCAGGACCGACAGGGGCAGTTTTCTACCCAGATATTTGAACGCTATCAGCGCAGCGAGAAGGCGTTGGTCTCAGCACTGGCGGAGATGTACATCCAGGGCGTGTCCACCCGGAAGGTCAAACAAATCACTGAAGAACTCTGTGGACACTCCTTCTCGGCCAGCTCCATCAGCGCCATCGTAAAGCGTCTGGACGATCAGCTAGCCCAGTTCGCCAGCCGGACTCTGGAGGAAGCCTATCCCTATCTGATTCTCGATGCACGCTACGAAAAAGTACGTGATTGCGGCGCAATACGCAGCAGGGCTGTGATGATCGCCATTGGCATCGACTGGGAAGGACGCCGACAAGTTTTGGCAGTGGAACTGGCCAACCGTGAAAGCGCAAGTTCATGGAAGGATTTCATTCTGGGTCTGAAGCAGCGCGGGCTCAAAGGGGTGGAAATGGCGGTCAGCGACGACCATGCCGGGCTGAAGAAGGCGCTGAGAGAGGCATTGCCCGAGGCGGTCTGGCAACGCTGCTACGTCCACTTCCTGCGCAATGCCCTCGATCATTTGCCACGCAAGGCAGATGATGACTGTCTGCGAGAGTTGCGGTGGATCTACGACCGGCGGGACCTGGCTGAAGCCCGCAAGGACATGGCCGCCTGGCTTCTAAGGTGGCAGGAAAAATATCCCAAGCTGTGCTCATGGGTGGAAGACAATATCGAGGAAACCTTGTCCTTCTACAGGTTGCCCTTCGGACACCATAAGCATTTGAAGTCGACCAACATGCTGGAACGGCTCAATGAAGAGATCAAACGCCGAACCTTGGTCGTCAGGATATTTCCCAATGAAGAAAGCTGTCTACGTTTGATCAGGGCCCTTGCGGTCGAGACTCATGAGAACTGGATCGAGGCAAACAGATATCTGGATATGAGCCTGCTGACCGAGATGAAAAAGAAGGCTTTGATGGAGCTGGTTGCTTAATGGAAAACGCATCTGGCGACCTCCGACGAACTCTGAGTAGGCCCATTCTCGGTCGCCAGATGCTTGAACTTACCCGTTTGCCGTGGAAGAATTTGCAGAACTTGACGCACACAACTCTAATTCAAAAAAATTCTCGCAAAAAAGTATGCTTTTCAAAAATATAAAAAACTGATAAAATGTTAATTTGTTTTTTAGGAAAATGTGATTGTGTCAAATTTTAAAGAAATATAAAATTTAATCGAGGAGCATGATGTTTTTCTGGCTTTATAGATCGCTAATCATTTTCATAGGAACACTATTTCTTTCAACTTTCTTATATGCTCAAGACTGGACTGTATCAGGAAAAAGAGGAATGATGACTTTTGTTGTGATCAAGAAAGAAAGGGAAAAAGACGAGACAATTTATCTAGAAGCCATAAAAAGCATATGCTCAGAGGGCGAATTTTGCAAAATTTTATTTTGGTCAAACCAGGCAGACGTTCCGAAATCATGGCCAATGACTGAAAACGAACGAAATTCTAAAGTAGCAGATTATTATTTTAATGGAAATTCTGGAGAAAATAAATTTTATTTTAAATATAGTGACGATCAGTAGTCTAACTCAAAACATTTTATATGGATTAATTTTTTCAACATACTTATATTTAGCAAGTACAGTATTCTATAAAAAATATTATAAACAAAAAAAACTCTTCATTTCTCTCTCGCCTTTAGCTGATCAAACTGAATGCGTATATACCTACATGGCTTCCGAACGCTTCCAAAAATCTTCACAACCAACAGACACACCAATAAAGCCATCAAAAACAAACCAATAGTGAATATTTTATTCATTTTTTCACACAAAATTTATAAATTTACTAAAATATATCAGAATTCTTTAACTTAAATAAAAATAAAATGCATTATTGAAGTTAAAAAAATTATTCCGACACATTGTTCTTTAAATCCGAATTTATTACCAATTTTTTTTTCTTGCCGTCATCACTAAGCCACTTTTTAATCCCAGCTTCTAAATTTTCTGACCGAACAGGTTTCGACAAATAGTCGTTCATGCCCGCTTTCATAAAGTTCGCAATGTCCGTTTCCATGGCATAGGCAGTAAGCGCAACTACAGGCAATTCGCGGGCAGCTTCGCCAGCTTCGCCGCTACGAATGGCGTGCGTTGCAGTCACGCCATCCATAACCGGCATCTGCACATCCATGAGCACAAGGTCGAAATTCCGCTCTCGCAAAGCTTCTAAGGCAAGCGCACCATTTTCGACATGACACACTTGGACACCTCGTTTCTCTAAGAGTCGGGAAGCAGCAAAGGCACTGACCAAGTCATCGTCCACCAATAGAATTGAAAGACTGCTCAGATTGAAAGGCTCGGAAATTTCACCATCTTTTGAGTTGGGAGACAAACCTTGATCAACTGAACCGAAGGGTAAGGAAAACCAGAAAGATGATCCTACACCCAATTCGCTCACGACACAAATACTCCCTCCCATAAGCTCAATGAGGCGCTTACAGATCGACAGACCAAGGCCGGCACCCTGATGGTTACGAGTATAGCCTTCACTGATCTGAAAGAAAGCGTTAAAAAGGGCCTGTATGCTTTCATCACTGATACCAATGCCCGTGTCTTCGACGCTGAAGAGAATCAGGTAGTTGTTGTGTTTTTTGATTGGAAGTAGGAATGCATTGACGCTGACCGCTCCTTGATGGGTGAACTTAAGAGCATTCCCAACCATATTAATGAGCACCTGCTGCAAACGAGCATCATCGCCAAGAATTCTATCCGGTAGAGATGGGTCTGCATGAAAATAGAGATCGATCCCTTTTTCCTTGGCGACAGGCGAGAATAAATCCCTAGTTTGGCTGAATATGTCTTTAAGGGACATAGAAGTTAGCTGTATGCACATTTTACCAGCCTCTATGCGCGAAATATCAAGAATATCTGAAAGCAGTTGAGCTAAACGATGGCACGAAGTGATTGCAGTTTCAGCTAATTTGTCCTGATCAGGATTAAGTATCGTAGTTTTAAGCAATTCTAGTGTAGCGACCATTCCATTGAGCGGAGTTCGAATTTCATGGCTCATATTTGCGAGGAATTCAGATTTAACACGATTGGCTGTTTCCGCGACATCCTTCGCATGAACAATATCATTCTCCAAAAGCTTCAAGTCTGTTATGTCTTGCCCCATTAAGTAACAACCTATTACTAATTTATTTTCATTAAAAATTGGCATGTAATACACTTGAATATATTGAAGATTTCCATCCTCGAGATTAAAACAAATCTGCTGAATATGTTTATCCCCATTAAGCGCAAGACAGATTGACTTTTGCACAATCGTATATCGTTCAATCCCCAGCACTTCTTGAATTTTTCTGCCAATAACTTGGTCGCTTGGCATGCCACACCAATCTAAATAACCTTTATTCACAAAAATATATCTCTCAAAAACATCAATCTGGGCTACCATAGCAGGAACAGAGTCAGTTACTGACTGTAGATGCATTTTACTGTCCAGCAACTCTTTCTCAGCGCTAATTTTTATGGTTATATCTCTAAGAAAAGCTACAAAATGTCCGTCTTCTCCACGATATTGGATACTAAGTTCGACATCGTATTCTGAGCCATCTTTCCGAAGATGCTTAGAAACAAAACGATCTTCACCCTCGATCATAACCAAGTGAAGATGAGATACGATATCGCCTCGACTCCTTAATGTCTCAAAATTAAAAATATTTTTAGATAAAATCTCAACGCGGCGATACTTGACCATCTCACAATAAGCTTGATTTGTATCAAGTATTCTTCCATCATACTGAAAAAGAATGTACCCATCCATAGACGCGTACAATATAGTTCTATATAGCTCTTCACTACTGGAGAAAATCGTGGGTTGCAATGCCAAAATAATCAGTCGTCTTTGGAATAAAGAATACATAAAGACCAGATGCGCATAATAATGTTGATATTATGCCAGGAAACATGCCTCCAATAATGGCACTAATAGTTATTGGAGGAACAAAAAAAATCAGTAATGGACGAGACTGAAATTGCACATCAAGAAGATCCCTGAAATACAAAGCAAGAAATGTAACAACAAGAGAGACAGCATAGTGTGCCCAGCGTGGCAATGCCAACGTCCTTTCGAAAGCAGATAATTTCACAAAAATATCTCCCGCTTCAACTCATTTTTCTACATTCAAATTTTCCTCAAAAAAAATATATAAATGACTGCTGCTTCCCGTACTTAACTCCAAAAATACGCATAAAAAAATGGCAAGAAAAATACATGAATTTATTAGTGAAGTCAGCTACTGGGGTCAATAGTAGATTTTTACAAATCCAGAAATTCCACTGGATAACCAAACATCTCTCTTCTGCTGAATTTTTAGAAATCACTCCACTATCTCAAAATAATCGACTAGGGGCAACTCCAGCAAGGGCGGAGGTGCTAGGTATAAAACGGATAACCAATCCTAGCACTGATGGAGATTACCAACAAATATTAAATCAAGGCATTGGTGGCCAACACCTAGGCCCAATAACTTATATTGAGGCACAAATAAATAAAACCACCCTGAATTTGGCGTGGCAACTTCAACTTGCTCAAGCATCATATCTTCACTACTTTTGAGTAAAGGAGGACGACCTCCCCCAACTTCGGGAAGAATGCCCAGGACGGCCTGGCCCTTAAAACAAGGAGACCTAATGTCTTGGGCTTATCTCCTCTTTGCTGGCCTTCTCGAAGTAGTGTGGGCTTCTTCGATGAAGCTATCCCACGGATTCACTCGACCAATTCCATCACTCATCACCCTGGCCACAATGGCAGCCAGTTTTTGGCTGTTGGCCATGGCTATGCGGACAATCCCACTCGGCACCGCCTACACTGTCTGGACCGGAATAGGGTCAATCGGAGCATTTATCGTTGGCGTTATAATGCTGGCCGAGCCGATCAACGCAACAAGGATCTTTGCGGTCGCACTCATTGTGTCCGGCCTGGTTTTGCTGAAACTATCAAGTTCCTAACCTCAAGACCCTAGAGGAACCTTGTTTTGTTAACAAAGTCGCTGATACCCGACTCGACTATTCGGGAGCCCCCCCCTTTCGCCCCAAGAAATGGCTCAGCTTGAGTAGATATTGACACGCAGAACAAAAGGGTACATTTATAAAATAATTATATTTTGCACTGATACTCTAATAACATCACAAAATAGCGCAATATCAATTCAATTTCATGAAATGCCGTTAATGCCTCAACACTATTCAACAACAATGTTTTATACCTATTATAAATATAATGCTCAGATACGCAAATAGTCTGTTACGACTGACTATTTCTTTATTACTGATATTCTGCGCTCATCCTATACCCAAAGAATGCGCTCAGGACACAGGGAATTTGATCCAATATAGTTCCAGCATGGCTCATTTCGGACCAGCCATTCTGGGATCGACGGTAGCAATTGTTGGATTGACTCCTAAAACAATATATAATTCACATGATAACTTTTTTCAACATGCATTAATTCTAGATCAAGCACTTATAAATTTAACGCAGCCGCTATTTTCTGTCCTCTTCAACGCTAGTGATTGTTTTTCCAATAAAATTTGGATTGATACAAAAGCTACTCGCGCACCTCC includes these proteins:
- a CDS encoding IS256 family transposase, which encodes MVRKNSTVSASELKGLLEGDQDVLKELVRTVVQQTLEAEMDAALGATKGERTDGRLGYRSGYYGRTLITRVGKLELRVPQDRQGQFSTQIFERYQRSEKALVSALAEMYIQGVSTRKVKQITEELCGHSFSASSISAIVKRLDDQLAQFASRTLEEAYPYLILDARYEKVRDCGAIRSRAVMIAIGIDWEGRRQVLAVELANRESASSWKDFILGLKQRGLKGVEMAVSDDHAGLKKALREALPEAVWQRCYVHFLRNALDHLPRKADDDCLRELRWIYDRRDLAEARKDMAAWLLRWQEKYPKLCSWVEDNIEETLSFYRLPFGHHKHLKSTNMLERLNEEIKRRTLVVRIFPNEESCLRLIRALAVETHENWIEANRYLDMSLLTEMKKKALMELVA
- a CDS encoding PAS domain-containing hybrid sensor histidine kinase/response regulator, whose amino-acid sequence is MYSLFQRRLIILALQPTIFSSSEELYRTILYASMDGYILFQYDGRILDTNQAYCEMVKYRRVEILSKNIFNFETLRSRGDIVSHLHLVMIEGEDRFVSKHLRKDGSEYDVELSIQYRGEDGHFVAFLRDITIKISAEKELLDSKMHLQSVTDSVPAMVAQIDVFERYIFVNKGYLDWCGMPSDQVIGRKIQEVLGIERYTIVQKSICLALNGDKHIQQICFNLEDGNLQYIQVYYMPIFNENKLVIGCYLMGQDITDLKLLENDIVHAKDVAETANRVKSEFLANMSHEIRTPLNGMVATLELLKTTILNPDQDKLAETAITSCHRLAQLLSDILDISRIEAGKMCIQLTSMSLKDIFSQTRDLFSPVAKEKGIDLYFHADPSLPDRILGDDARLQQVLINMVGNALKFTHQGAVSVNAFLLPIKKHNNYLILFSVEDTGIGISDESIQALFNAFFQISEGYTRNHQGAGLGLSICKRLIELMGGSICVVSELGVGSSFWFSLPFGSVDQGLSPNSKDGEISEPFNLSSLSILLVDDDLVSAFAASRLLEKRGVQVCHVENGALALEALRERNFDLVLMDVQMPVMDGVTATHAIRSGEAGEAARELPVVALTAYAMETDIANFMKAGMNDYLSKPVRSENLEAGIKKWLSDDGKKKKLVINSDLKNNVSE
- a CDS encoding DUF4118 domain-containing protein, whose protein sequence is MKLSAFERTLALPRWAHYAVSLVVTFLALYFRDLLDVQFQSRPLLIFFVPPITISAIIGGMFPGIISTLLCASGLYVFFIPKTTDYFGIATHDFLQ
- a CDS encoding DMT family transporter, whose protein sequence is MSWAYLLFAGLLEVVWASSMKLSHGFTRPIPSLITLATMAASFWLLAMAMRTIPLGTAYTVWTGIGSIGAFIVGVIMLAEPINATRIFAVALIVSGLVLLKLSSS